In one window of Cupriavidus necator N-1 DNA:
- a CDS encoding MarR family winged helix-turn-helix transcriptional regulator, whose product MKPTDKPAATPTLSDFLCFAVYSANLAFGKAYKPILEQLGLTYTQYITIVALWEQDDQTVGSLGEKLFLESNTLTPILKKLEAMGYVERQRDPEDERQVRVRLTKAGRKLRERRLESSLAGATGLAPDEFARIQKAVASLRNNLIQSVKDSE is encoded by the coding sequence ATGAAACCCACCGACAAGCCCGCCGCAACCCCGACGCTCTCAGACTTCCTGTGCTTCGCGGTCTATTCCGCGAACCTCGCCTTCGGCAAGGCCTACAAACCGATCCTTGAGCAACTGGGGCTGACCTATACGCAATACATCACCATCGTTGCGCTATGGGAGCAGGACGACCAGACCGTCGGCAGCCTGGGGGAGAAGCTGTTTCTCGAATCGAACACCCTGACGCCGATCCTGAAGAAGCTGGAGGCGATGGGCTATGTGGAGCGGCAGCGCGACCCCGAAGACGAGCGCCAGGTACGCGTGCGCCTGACCAAGGCCGGCCGCAAGCTGCGCGAGCGGCGCCTGGAATCCAGCCTCGCCGGAGCGACCGGCCTGGCCCCGGACGAATTCGCCCGGATCCAGAAGGCGGTTGCGTCGCTGCGCAACAACCTGATCCAGTCGGTGAAAGACAGCGAATGA